A genomic stretch from Theobroma cacao cultivar B97-61/B2 chromosome 4, Criollo_cocoa_genome_V2, whole genome shotgun sequence includes:
- the LOC18603243 gene encoding uncharacterized protein LOC18603243 isoform X1 yields the protein MKSSTRLDSVVFQLTPTRTRCDLVISANGKTEKIASGLLNPFLAHLKTAQEQVAKGGYSIILQPEPSIDATWFTKGTVERFVRFVSTPEILERVYTVESEILQIEEAIAIQSNNNIGLSAVEDHQVKPLESIEGSRVTPDSNEEKAIVLYTPGAQPSEANGSAVQEGNSKVQLLKVLETRKTVLQKEQGMAFARAVAAGFDIDHMAPLMSFAESFGASRLRDACVKFTELWKRKHETGQWLEIEAAEAMSSRSDFSAMNASGIVLSNMINKQKELKEAWLEISENNGKAGVESSTDERPPMDQQTPGRQEYYQAQFPMFPPWPIHSPPGGMPTFQGYPMQGMPYYPSYPGSPFFQQPYPSMEDPRLNAGQRIQKRHSMESRDSHTGSETWEMERAKSQDDEELDNETSVSPKSRKKSSRSGKKQSGMVVIRNINYITSKRQDSSGSDLQSHSGSEVEEEDGDSEHKNSLRSSKGKGSRTKSVDALNSFDREETVPGKETDGGHWQAFQNYLLRDAEEEERRSDQGMFSVEKEVRGKRRPNRLGEDPLLFGGREMGQFEEGNTTDMDKISASGSRMPLASNDQSLISRRTGHSADGRIFMDGQMDLYSKEIDGRRVYRRNLNDDFITDRQQNQSDFTNSPSDALAVNGFERSSNSLERGSSNNIDDSYIVPFRSTSVTEVGTDDRNAINMDSEFSLSLQKAENISSKVGSQVNYEPDDLSLMPERGAEMGSIGYDPALDYEMQVHAEDGNSMNKKNKEGMQGSKKSDKDRKSKLIADTSDRKKAVGPIRKGKPSKLSPLDEAKARAERLRTYKADLQKMKKEKEEAEIRRLEALKIERQKRIAARGSSIPAQSSVPLQSRKQLPSKLSPSSRKGSKFTDAEPGSSSPLRRSIRTASVGSTDSHKPSKPSKLNNGAHSSGNRLSQSVSSLPEPKKDIGDVTPDAKASMARIRRLSEPKTSSSPHVSSVKSRNSEPSSKTKVSGGPESKKISAILNHDKSKIASLPELKTRTTKAPDVTHSKSGGNEMTQKVNGSTSTAKVTEPNRNKDKVSVHIDGDDNTVIEKTVVMLECEKPSIPPVNSLEGTTAVQKEHDGIFKIGRQTEMVSDYAAIRAPVSPVNVDALDKEPKIQQRPQAYEVQKGSVSNTEKESSKFKSSSVSEKPYQAPFARVSSLEDPCTEISEYGRAPPTSMQAAAMESENVRAHVVDSKNLKLEKIPEFWDKPQVKESSKGFRRLLKFGRKNHSSATSERNIESDSVSVNGSEADELAANTASSSEVHMLKNLISQDETLTAGNTPQKSSRTFSLLSPFRSKTSEKKLTA from the exons ATGAAGTCTTCAACTCGGCTTGACTCAGTTGTGTTCCAACTCACACCAACTCGAACCAG GTGTGATTTGGTGATATCTGCAAATGGAAAGACAGAGAAAATAGCTTCAGGTTTGCTTAACCCATTTCTTGCCCACTTGAAGACTGCACAAGAGCAGGTGGCCAAGGGGGGTTATTCAATTATCCTTCAACCAGAACCTAGCATTGATGCAACTTGGTTCACAAAAGGAACAGTGGAAAG GTTTGTTCGATTTGTGAGTACTCCAGAGATCTTGGAAAGGGTGTATACCGTTGAGTCTGAGATTTTGCAAATTGAAGAGGCTATTGCAATTCAAAGTAACAACAATATAGGATTGAGTGCT GTAGAAGATCATCAAGTAAAACCTTTGGAAAGCATAGAAG GCAGCAGGGTTACACCAGATTCCAATGAGGAGAAAGCCATTGTCCTCTACACA CCTGGTGCACAGCCATCTGAAGCGAATGGGTCTGCTGTGCAGGAAGGAAATTCTAA AGTTCAACTTTTGAAAGTTCTGGAGACGCGGAAGACAGTGCTGCAGAAAGAGCAAGGTATGGCCTTTGCACGTGCTGTAGCTGCTGGTTTTGACATTGATCACATGGCTCCTTTGATGTCATTTGCTGAAAGTTTTGGAGCCTCTCGTTTGAG AGATGCTTGTGTAAAATTTACTGAATTATGgaaaagaaagcatgaaacCGGCCAGTGGCTTGAAATTGAAGCAGCTGAAGCAATGTCTAGTCGATCTGATTTCTCTGCTATGAATGCATCTGGCATTGTGCTTTCCAATATGATCAATAAGCAGAAAGAGCTCAAGGAAGCATGGCTTGAAATTTcagaaaataatggaaaagCTGGGGTTGAGTCAAGTACAG ATGAGAGGCCTCCAATGGATCAACAAACCCCCGGCCGTCAAGAATATTACCAAGCCCAGTTTCCCATGTTTCCTCCCTGGCCTATCCATTCTCCACCAGGTGGTATGCCAACCTTTCAAGGATATCCTATGCAAGGCATGCCCTACTACCCAAGTTATCCAGGAAGTCCATTTTTTCAGCAGCCTTATCCATCAATGGAGGATCCAAGACTAAATGCTGGTCAAAGAATACAGAAACGGCATTCAATGGAAAGCAGAGATAGCCATACTGGATCAGAAACTTGGGAGATGGAGAGAGCAAAATCTCAAGATGATGAGGAGTTGGACAATGAAACTTCAGTAAGTCCAAAATCAAGAAAGAAGAGTAGTAGGTCAGGTAAAAAGCAGTCAGGAATGGTGGTCATTCGGAACATCAATTATATCACTTCAAAGAGGCAAGATTCTTCAGGTAGTGATTTGCAGTCACATTCTGGCTCTGAAGTGGAAGAGGAAGATGGAGATTCTGAGCATAAGAACTCTCTGAGATCCTCGAAGGGGAAAGGAAGTCGCACAAAGTCTGTTGATGCATTGAATTCATTTGATAGGGAAGAAACAGTTCCTGGGAAGGAGACAGATGGGGGACACTGGCaagcatttcaaaattatttacttaGAGAtgctgaagaagaagaacgTAGAAGTGATCAAGGTATGTTTTCAGTGGAAAAGGAGGTTCGAGGAAAGAGAAGACCAAATAGATTGGGTGAAGACCCTTTACTTTTTGGTGGACGAGAAATGGGTCAATTTGAAGAAGGGAATACAACTGACATGGATAAAATTAGTGCAAGTGGCTCTCGCATGCCTCTGGCATCAAATGATCAGTCTTTGATTTCTAGAAGAACCGGTCACTCTGCTGATGGTAGGATTTTCATGGATGGTCAGATGGATTTATATTCTAAAGAAATAGATGGTAGGAGGGTGTATAGGAGGAActtaaatgatgattttatAACAGATAGGCAGCAGAATCAGTCAGATTTTACAAATTCTCCATCAGATGCATTGGCTGTTAATGGGTTTGAACGTTCATCCAACAGTTTGGAAAGAGGATCATCAAATAATATAGATGATTCCTACATAGTTCCATTCAGGTCAACTTCAGTGACTGAAGTTGGAACTGATGATCGAAATGCTATCAATATGGATTCTGAGTTCTCCTTGTCACTTCAgaaagcagaaaatatatctAGTAAGGTTGGAAGTCAGGTCAACTATGAACCAGATGATTTAAGTTTGATGCCTGAACGTGGAGCAGAAATGGGGTCAATCGGTTATGATCCTGCTTTGGATTATGAAATGCAGGTTCATGCTGAAGATGGTAATTCaatgaataagaaaaataaagagggCATGCAGGGTTCTAAAAAGTCAGACAAGGACCGAAAATCAAAACTAATTGCTGATACTTCAGATAGAAAGAAGGCTGTAGGGCctataagaaaaggaaagccTTCAAAACTGAGTCCTTTGGACGAAGCAAAAGCCCGGGCTGAGAGGCTAAGAACCTATAAAGCTGATCTTcagaaaatgaagaaggaGAAG GAAGAGGCAGAGATTAGACGACTCGAAGCGTTGAAGATAGAGAGACAAAAGAGAATTGCTGCTAGAGGCAGTTCTATCCCTGCTCAGTCATCAGTGCCATTGCAAAGCAGGAAACAACTGCCATCAAAACTTTCCCCAAGCTCTCGTAAGGGATCAAAGTTTACTGATGCTGAGCCTGGATCATCATCCCCACTACGAAGATCCATCAGGACTGCTTCTGTGGGATCAACTGATTCTCACAAACCCTCCAAACCCAGCAAATTGAACAATGGAGCCCACTCCAGTGGAAATAGATTAAGCCAGTCAGTTTCATCACTGCCTGAGCCGAAGAAAGACATCGGCGATGTAACTCCTGATGCAAAAGCATCTATGGCAAGGATTAGGAGATTATCAGAGCCAAAAACAAGTAGCAGCCCGCATGTTTCTTCAGTGAAGTCACGGAACTCTGAACcatcatcaaaaacaaaagtatCAGGTGGGCCtgaaagcaaaaaaatatCAGCAATTTTAAACCATGATAAAAGCAAGATTGCTTCTCTTCCAGAACTCAAAACTAGAACAACTAAAGCACCTGATGTTACCCACAGCAAATCAGGAGGAAATGAAATGACACAGAAGGTGAATGGAAGTACTTCTACTGCCAAGGTTACTGAACCAAATAGGAACAAGGACAAAGTTTCAGTTCATATTGATGGGGATGACAATACAGTAATTGAGAAAACTGTTGTGATGCTTGAATGTGAGAAACCCTCCATTCCCCCAGTAAATTCCTTGGAAGGAACTACAGCAGTACAGAAGGAACATGATGGCATCTTTAAAATAGGGAGGCAAACTGAGATGGTGTCAGATTATGCTGCCATTCGTGCACCAGTTTCTCCAGTGAATGTTGATGCACTTGATAAAGAACCCAAGATACAACAAAGACCACAAGCTTATGAG GTTCAGAAGGGAAGTGTGAGTAACACTGAGAAGgaatcatcaaaatttaagAGCTCAAGTGTTTCTGAAAAACCTTATCAAGCCCCTTTTGCTCGGGTCTCTTCTTTGGAAGATCCATGTACTGAAATTTCAGAGTATGGCAGAGCACCTCCAACTAGCATGCAGGCTGCAGCAATGGAGTCAGAGAATGTTAGAGCTCATGTAGTTGATTCTAAAAACTTGAAACTAGAGAAGATTCCTGAATTTTGGGATAAGCCTCAGGTAAAGGAGTCATCCAAAGGGTTTCGACGGCTGTTGAAGTTTGGAAGAAAGAATCATAGCTCAGCTACAAGCGAACGTAATATTGAATCAGATAGTGTCAGTGTTAATGGTTCTGAGGCTGATGAGTTGGCTGCAAACACTGCATCTTCTAGTGAAG TTCATATGTTGAAGAATCTGATCTCTCAGGATGAGACCCTGACAGCCGGCAATACTCCACAAAAGT CTTCTCGCACTTTTTCCTTGTTGTCTCCATTCAGAAGCAAGACTAGTGAAAAGAAGTTGACAGCTTGA